The window TTTAGGGCTCGTGGTCTACGCAGCGCGGCAGCCGTCTGATGGGAGCCGCGGAGATCCTGgtaggaggcaggcaggcaggtcagAGAACCACCGCCACACTTCTCCCTCAGACAAGCTTCACACATTCAGTGTGTCAGCAAGTAAGCCAAAACTGAGTGTCTTCTGTCGCTTTTCGAATATTTGCGTTCATggcagaaggaaaatgagtggtCTCTATGAACTCAGCTGCGATAAAACCACGCGGATAGGACTAATGGTTTATATAAGGAATCTAGGGCGTCATCGTTACATTACAAACTTTCATAATTACACAGAACTCTATGGATATAATTTTGGGTTAAATACAAGGATTGGTTTAAATGTACTGAGCATTCTCGCAGATCTCTACTCGATTTTACACAGGCTAGGTGTCGTGTATGTTGCTCATTTTAAACCTTAGGATGAATATGAATTTACGAGAGATAATGCTTATGCGATCGATTACTGTTCACGTTGCAAGACATACGAGTTTCACTATAAATAAACACTTACCTCGTACATAGGGATTTTGACAGGGTCTTGCGTCATCTGGTGGTTGATTGGTTTGCTCTCGGCCAGTGTGGCTGAAAGAACAGCGGAGGCGCCGCTCTTGTCTGGGCTTACCGCACTTGGTGGAGGACTAACTTCATTTTCTCCCGCTGGCCGCAAAGCACTGGGAAGGAGATCTGCAACTGGGGAGCGTGGCCCGGGCTGCGCGTTGGTCCTGGGTGGCGGCCGCTGGCCTGGCTTCGGGGCAGCAGGGGCCTTATAGACCTCAGAGTAGATGGGATCATGTTCCTTGAGGGAGGAATAGTTAGCGATCTTCTCCGGGTCAACAGCGGGATCAGTCTCCTGCAGCGCCCGCCAGGTGGCACTTGTTTGAGGGTTATACTCTTTGGAAGGGGTGAGGATCACCTGCGCAGGCTTGGTATTTGAGGAGCTAGccgggaagagaaaatataggaaTTATGCGTGAGTTAGCATGCCGCAAGATACTCTtcaagagaaggggagggagccCTACAACTTGACTGTGTTCATTGAGAGAAATTTACTAAGGTGGGAGAAATACTGCAAAGTTCAACAACGCGTGTTTGTTGACTAATTCACATCCGGGATGACTAATCTAAAGTTCATTGAACATAGCCAAGAGAGGATGCCGGGGCGAGGGACTGGCGTGATATTTCCTTGCTGGATATAAGAAATGCATAATACATTGAATTTTGCTGCGTAGGCATCTACTTATTAGCATGCTTTAGTGGTCAGGGAGGGTTGGTTGGCTGTGAggcggggaagggaagggaattaaATAGAGTAGACTTTGGAGTTAGTGGGACCGTGCTCAGTGATCAGCTGGCAGTTCTCCTGCTCGTGGATGGCCTGCCAGGTGGCACTTCGCTCCGGGTCATATTTCAGGGGCATTCCGCGCAGCCCCGTGTTTTTCTGTGGCTTATTTACGCTGCATACCCACCAAGAGCATAAAGCAGAAAATCATCCAAGGAAATCAAAGTACACAAACCAGGGCAAGAGGTATAAGTATGTGCGATTCACATTTACAACGCAAAAAAATTCAAACCGAGATGTATTGCGAGGCGAGCATGGATATGCAAAGACGCCAGCAGTGTATCGCACAACCAGGGATAATtgcgggggtgaggggaggcgaGGCGCGGAGGCGCAAGAGGTAGTACCACAACACCCGAAAACATCCAACACAACAGCAGAAATTAATGGATCAGTATTACAAGCAGGGTCGCAGAGACCCAGTGCCAGGCATGCGGGCAGGGGCAGCACACAGGGGCAGGgcatcgacaaaaaaaaaaaaaaaaaaaaaaaaaggcggaggAGGATTCGTTACAAACAGCGAGGGAACACGCGTGGGGTGAGCGTAAGACGTGACGTGGACCGTGACGAGCGTGGCGCAGTGATGAGGAGGACGGCCGATGAGGACACATGTTGTTGAGGTTGAGGTGTTACAACAGTCGTCAGCCAACCGGGATGAAATAGAGAGTGACAGAAGATTAGTGAGTTGAGCTACAGCTGCAAGCAGAAAGTACAAGATATCTACTGGTGTGACGAGAGCCGCTTGCATCTGTCTCACTTGGCCATATTGCCCACTGTTTTCccaacaagggaaggaaaacaattaaCTCATCCTGAAGACAGAAGGAGACGGCTCTGCCAGATTTTAAGATACATTTCTTCTGACGCATTGCTAGAAAAGAAACTGCTAAACGAGTATATTATGGAACTGTTGTGATGCTTTTGATTAATACAGGACGATTTTTAACACTGGACACCTGGAACATTTCACACATGAAACGACTATAAACAAATATGGACGGGACAATCAGACTGGAAGGCTACAATTCAGGGGACTTTACTACCATGCCAAGGCAAACTACTAATTCACTGAATGCCATAAAACACACCATAAACATGTTACAATGTTTGGTAGCTGAAACTGAATAGTCTGCTAATAAAGTTTTATAAAATGGTATTTAGAATTTGAATTGATGGGGATACAAGCATGAAAACAGAGGTTCTGAATTTATCATATATACTAGCTTATTTTGTAGAAGATAAATATCACTAACAAAACTTAAAACATGACAGTTTATACAGCAGGCCAGCTACCGAGCTCAGTCTTGCCGCCTCCTGCGATTATCTAAAAAcgagtgaagaaaataagatgggCAGGGAGAAACGCAGGGAAAATACAAGGAAGATATCAATAGTGTGGGGGTGAGCACAGGAGGTATCGGCATAGCCATGGTTTCTTTGTGTGGCTTTCCAGAATGCACGAGAGAGTAAGACAGGAAAGACAAGACGTTCATGTAAAACTGCACACAGATTCACATCACTGGatacagaaaataacaaaattttaAACAATTGCACAAATGAAACAAATGTCACAGGGATATAAAAAGCTGCAATGCTCCTCAGCGTGACGTCACAATGTTACTCATTGTGGTATGGGAATGTGTTATTGACGAAAATGATGAAACGGCACACGTCAAGCCTTGCCAGCTTAGCATGTGCCTGTGATGAGATAACAGATTTGAAAGAtacgcaaaataaataaagtaataccAATCCCTGCTCTTTGTCTTGGATAACTCAAACAGTATGGAAATGTTAAACCTCTCGTCAATGCATGTTACGAAAACTGTACGATCCCTCATCGTGGATGCACCTCACGAAGATGTGAGTGAAATAGAGCAGCATCGAGTGTGTCTTCAATGTGAACAATTACAGGTGATGCGAAATTATATTGTCAGCAAAATTATAAAAGTCTGTACTAGTTCTGATCGACATGATTTATCTCCGAATTTTTCATTGGCAACTTAATTAGTTTCAGATTCATTGGAGTGTTTCTCTGGTGGGCTTGGCTGTggggttttgttttgtattttacaAGAGGGTGACTCATTGACGGTGTAGAGGTGTGTGGtggaagggggggagagggaaggagaggcttTCCTTAACCTCAAGCGGCTCACAGGAAAAGGACGGTCTCCGCAGTCACACAGTTATGAGCGAGTCAAATTATCTATGTTTGATTATTTAAGATCTTCATTTGAAAATAATACTGAGAAGAATGAAGGGTAGTGATAGCTTATTCCCGGCAGCCATGAGTCCTGGAGAGAGACTGACGCCTCATCCTGTGGGAAGGTTTGCAGTTTTGTTCTGTTCACAGAATAGCTTTTCTACAGTACTCATTACAAGGGATACAAACATGTAGCAGCGTCTCATGATAGTTTCCTGGAGTTAGTTGTCGTCTGTGCTATACTTTCTAGTCTAGGTCACCTATTTACCGTACAGAAAAATTCACTACACTTGCCTCGTTTTTCTCTGAGCCTTGGGGGGATCAACACCGGCAGGAAGAATTCCTCTGGGAAATACCAGACAATAGCAAGGCTAAGATTAGCAAAGCTGTTAAATTGTTGTGTAAAGTCGTTGTTAAGAAAAgacagtaaaggaagaagaaactcgATAGGAGGTCCAGACCTCCAGAAAGACAGGATATGCTCAAGAGTGGTTTGTTGGTAAAAATGAATAGTCGAGGGGGACGAACTAAGGGCAGGGGTCATCTGGTGAAGGGTGGAAAAcgtaggatggaaaaaaaaaatgtaatcatTAGGATGGAGGACGGCGACTATGCTGTCTTTATTCACAATTTTATCTATGATGAAAGGAGTGTAAGAAAATTACTGGGTCAGGGAGGAAAGCTAACGATCCAATTAGGAAAGAGTGACGACTGTTGATTTATGAACCTCTGTTTCCGGAATATATTTCccagaaagatagaagaaaaaataagtcagGGACCCTTCCAGTGACACACATGACATCCCTATACACACACCTCATGCCATACGTGTGAATTACACTCACATCACCTCTCTTATTCCAACCCAAGCCACAAACAGTCCATTCATGTTGCATAAGCTAACTTGGCTTCCACCCTCCTCGTGACTGTAGCAGGTCTTGTTAAACAAATAGATTATTACATGAGGGAAGATTAACCAATGGAATATGAAATTCAGTAAGAATTCAACTTATTTTTAATTACGTTTGTATGAGCTAGGTAATTTAGTTTATGTGAATTCTTTTGTGATAAATGATTATTCATTAGTTATTAAATGTAGCTGATTCTATTGGAAATATTTTAAGGAGTAATGCTAAAGATGTCAAATTTCAAATGCAAATTTCACTGAGAGAGGAGACTAAGTACTGCCCAACACTGTCATTTGAATGAACACTTATCCACAGACTCGGAAAAAACAAGATTCGCACACATGTCAATCCCAaaattaatttcattttttcacctcatCCTCTACGGTTAGGCTGCGAATAAACACATTAAAATTCTAGTGAGAAAGATGCGATAGAATTCCATGTAATACCATTGGTGGCGGCTAAAGTGGTAGTAAGTACTAAGTACTCACGGGTTGATGGGGTTCGATCCTTGAGAGGCTTGCATCTTGATTACCTCTTGCACGTTTTCTTGAGAGTACAATGGCAGCGGGGTGTTATATTGCTTCACTTGAATACCAGGAGGCAACTGTGGCGCTGCCGCAGCAGTATTCTGCGCCTGTTGAATGTTTTGTAAAGTACCGGTAACCTGAAGGGCGAAAAAAGTGTTAGGCGTCAATTTAGTTAGAGCTGTGGGAATGATAGACAAATGACTCTCTTAAGTTCTTACTTGAATAAGAAAAGTTgaattgtttacgttttcattaGCTTGCAGAGTAATAGGATGGAGACTGAATTTCCCAGGAAAGATAACATCTCAATGAAAATTAAGTTGGTTTCGTTTTTAAAACAACAGTAATGTGAAAAAGTGGAGGTAAATGCTGTTTAAGTTTTCTCATTAAAGTGATGCTTAAATATAGACATGATATCAGACTAATATTATTGAACAAAAAGCATGACGGTCATTCCCGCAGCGCGGCACAGTGGCCAACGAACAGACTCACTCCAGACATGCGGCGTGCAGGGTGATGGGCTCTGGCACCTGGCTGGGGAGCACTTTAGTATGGTTTAGGTGTTGACATGCAAATTGACATCAGATGTAGTGTTCTgtagtttgtatgtatgttgttcgacgatgaaaagaaaagacatcTTATCCGTCGATTCAAAACGAGGACGGAAAATTAATCTTGACAATGTAATTGTGTATTAAGATTGCAAGTGTCACATTCGTGAAGGTGTAGAGGGTAAGGACCAGTTATTATCTAGGTGTGACAacgtaagaaataaaaagaaaaaaaactaaaaaagaaataaaaaaaagtaaatgaaaataaaaataaataaatgaaagttttttttctgattaacATCCGAATTATATgaataaagcaataaagaatGATTTACTAGGTGGCGCTATTCATATTCTTTATTGCGTATTGGACTTTCATTCATTACCGTGTTGCGTAAACCACACAAACAGAAGGCgtggtgagaaggaaaggaatggtgcAATCCCTGCTGACACGACCAACTAGTTCACGGATACTGAACAATCCTGGTTTCATGAGTCACCTGTTTCAAAAGAGACAGGACGAGCTACAGgtgaatggagggaaaaggaaaggcgggTGCTATATTTGGGTCTCACTACGTAGCCTCTTCGGAACGTTATTCATGCTATGTACAATATTTTGTCTCATCAGTttcaagttgtgtgtgtgtgtgtgtgtgtgtgtgtgtgtgtgtgtgtgtgtgtgtatatatatatatatatatatatatatatatatatatatatatatatatatatatatatatatatatatatatatatatatatatatatatatatatatatatatatatatatatatatatatatatatatatatatatatatatatatatatatatatatatatatatatatatatatatatatatatatatatatatatatatatatatatatatatatatatatatatatatatatatatatatgtgtgtgtgtgtgtgtgtgtgtgtgtgtgtgtgtgtgtgtgtgtgtgtgtgtgtgcatatatctatatctatatctatatctatatatatatatatatatatatatatatatatatatatatatatatatatatatatatatatatatatatatatatatatatatatatatatatatatatatatatatatatatatatatatatatatatatatatatatatatatatatatatatatatatatatatatatatatatatatatatatatatatatatatatatatatatatatatatatatatatatatatatatatatatatatgtgtgtgtgtgtgtgtgtgtgtgtgtgtgtgtgtgtgtgtgtgtgtgtgtgtgtgtgtgtgtgtgtgtgtgtgtgtgtgtgtgtgtgtgtgtgtgtgtgtgtgtgtgtgtgtgtgtgtgtgtgtgtgtgtgtgtgtgtgtgtgtgtgtgtgtgtgtgtgtgtgtgtgtgtgtgtgtgtgtgtgtgtgtgtgtgtgtgtgtgtgtgtgtgtgtgtgtgtgtgtgtgtgtgtgtgtgtgtgtgtgtgtgtgtgtgtgtgtgtgtgtgtgtgtgtgtgtgtgtgtgcgtgataaGTATTGTGTTATAAGGGGTCACAGAGCTGAATCTTTTAAAGCTTAATGATATATAGTATAATAAGTATTGGcagaggaagtgagtgaggaaAGCAAGGCATGTTTCTGCGGCGGGAGtcatgttgtggtggtgcacGCAGTGGCCTTCCATGACGGGTGTGAGTGCCACGCCAGCATTTCAGACGTTGGTGGATATTAGAGTTTGATGTCCGAAGACCAGCATTAAGGTAAGAGGGAGTATGAGACAACACCACGTACCACGGTCGCTAGGCTTTTATTCTCACATTGACATACAGTGAAATGTTggcaagaaatatgaaaacatttGTGGCACTTATGAAGTGTCGGACGACAGGCCCGGCAGGCAGATGTTAGTATGTTTTGTGCTGTGACAGGGTGGCTGCTGCAAGAATTTCCTGGGAAGGTTTACTTAAAAGATAATCCTAATTTTATCAGATTCTTACGTTTGCGGCGTTTATTTGTGAAATGTACAGACCACAGCTCTGCTCATACGTCCATCTGGGCAGTGGGAGAGCGGGTGAAGTGTTATGAGTTAGCTCACCACATGCTCAGGGAGGTCGTGAGCGTTGAGTTTGGACTCAAAGATACTTTTGATATAAAAATAAGCTTATCAGATGAAATAGCTACTGCCACCGCTGGTCATTAAATCTCCACCAGCTGTAGTGAACGACAGAAGATACAGAAAAGTAAGATTTAACAGATGAAGCAATGAAGACAAGAGTGAACAGTGGACAGAATCATCAAAAGGGAAGCACCACGCAGAGTTACGAAGACAAACACGACAGGCACTTCAACAGGCAGAATGGTAACCAATTGCGCACTGAAAACACACTTACCAATTTAGAATACAGCAAGGAAGCCATGGGGAGGAGAACACAACGAAAATCAGACATATTGAAAAGTCCCTCATAATTAGATTGCAAAGATCGGCGAAGGACAGTggtaggggaagggaagggaaccgTGGTTGAGTatggtaaggagggagggaacggTTGATGGGTGGAGGCTAGTTATTTCACGTCATTGTGGAAAAATGGCGATATTCTTATTTAGCAAAGGAAAATCTGTGGGAAAGAGTTTGATGACCTTCGCTGGCCCTTCGCCGTATGCTATGATGAtagaaagtaaataataaaaacaaagttTCAATAATATAATCACTGTTAAGTTTAGGAAACACAGATGTGTGTAAGTATTGGTTTGTGACTCGTCTGTAGAGTAAAACACCTACTTCCAGTATAGCTATTTTGAATATGGGGTATGTTTAGAATATCCAAATAAATTACCTTACAAGTAAGACAATTCATAAACATTTCAAAACTGCGGGAATGACATAAAATGTTaatcaaattattattattattattttattttattttatttatttattttatttattttttttttgtgtgttaaatcaaggataaaaacaaagggaagagTTAGTGTTGttaccgccgccgctgccgccgccgccgccactgcttCTGCAGAATATGGTGACGTAATTGCCCGACCATCTCGCCTGACAAATGTCTAGTGAGTGTGAATATGATATTATTTACCTGATGCATTGCTGGCGGCAAGTGTGACTGCTACTGGGGGCCGAGCAGGGAGACTGAGCACTACCTGGTTATTACACGTGTCTCGACGGGCCACCAGCCAGCACCACCTCTGAGTAGCAGTGGCGTTATGCCACCGTGACGTTCAGCTTAGGACAGCGGCATTCTTGGCCCCTCGCCACTAACATTTATCAGACCCAGGCCACCACCCGCTCAGCGCAGCCTCTGCCTGCCACGCACCCCTCTTTGTCATTATGTATTAGTTAATGTCGAAGTAATCAGGTTTCCttgatttgctttttttttttttcttcctttacgtgTGACACGTGAGGAAATAGGAGACTTTTTTTCTGGTGTCGCTGACAGCTAATGTCACAAAGCATATCTACCGCAGCCAAATTTATCCATGAATGGAACATTTGTACGTAAGGGATCCTGTGGTACAGTGCGGTACAGTGCTGTTTCAGAGAAGTTTTGCTCTGCATCGTCTATAAATAACAGAGGATTGGATCAAAATGCGAATAGTTTTGTGGAAAATCGAATATTCTTTAAATTTACGTGTGTTGACAAAACTTCTATAGTTTTAATGTCAGTTTTTTTGGTGAATTTCCTTCACTCACAAATATTTCTTGGTTGTCAGCCATTTCGCGCAAGAGTGGTCGCAAGTATACAGTGATAAGatcaaataaatcaatagataaGTCTCACTCGTACAAGAAAGTCGGACACTGATCAGGTACAAGGGTTTACTTGCGTCACCGTCTGGGCAGCGGCAGCAGCTCCCGCAGCTAGTATGAGTCAGTGACACTGTGTGCACGCGGTATCTTTTTAAACGGCATGTCTGGCATTTAATAACAAGGCGTTAACTCACtgtgtacattgttacttcgaTGGGTGGAAATATCAGCCCTCcgaatgaataatgataaaggaTGCCTGTGTGAAACTAACTCAAGTGAGTTTTGCGTGAGGCTTTCTGTCTGTAACGGCGGAGTCTCTGGGCTGTTGTGGGACGAAGTACCGATTTAGATGACTGTCTCGTGTCTCGTAAGTACCATTTTACTGGGGCACAAAGGTAAAACTGTGTCACCCACTTGGCATCCCACTAGAGCTAGAGCTGAGGGTGAACATGTGGTAATCGTATATCAGGGTCACTCCTGCAAGATTTAAGTGAGGAACTTAACTGCCAAAACAAAACTATTgcgattttttttcatacatacattatttCAAAACTCTGTACACAGCTTACTTCGGCAAAGTTTAGCGGTCAAGACGCAAAATTTGTGGAATAATCTTACCAGTATGCCGTAAGGAGTCCGATGAAatgtattttagtttttttttttttttcactcagcGTAATAAAGTGTGCGTCTCGCCTGTATGGACAGTGACAAGCCGGAGCGACACTCGTGTGTCACTCAGCAAGGCAGCACAACATGACGTACTGCTTGGCCTGCTGAGCGACCCGAGGCACTATCCATGGGTACAACGCACCTTGTTAGAGCTGGCGGAACATAGCTAGTTAGGTGTCAATAGGACTGCATCATTCATTAGAAGGAGAGGAGGCGCCACGCCATTTTTCACCACAGTCTTGTCCGTCCTTGCTGAACCAACCCTTTACTCGCTTTCCTTACTCCCTCGCCCTACCAacactccttttccctcctatcTCATTCGCCACCTTCCTGTGTCACCTTAACACAACACAGCCTCAtggtattaataacaataagaagacgCCCAACTGCGCAGTCTCCAGCTCACTTTGACCTGGCGCGCTAAGCGACGTGGCCGTAGACGTTCTAATCTCTAGTGCTTGAAATTGAAGAGTAAACATTTAGTTAGAATTCGAGGGTGACAATTTGGTTCGTCTTCTCATGGGAAAAGGAAGTAACAGAGACCATATATTTTTCAATTACGTATGCATACATATAATCATTTTATAGTTacctcttttatattttatcattatcatttctaaGCACGAGTGTACGACGAGCCACGGCATTTAGCATGCTGGAGACCCAtcctgataataataataacaattattatcattactattattattgtcattattatttttattatcattattattattattattattattattattattattattattattattattatcattattattattattattatttctattactattattgttgttattattatcattataacttTATAATTTTTGGTGACGCAGTTACAAGTATGAGCGGTGTTGTTCCTTGGTCTTTCCGTGATGTGCACTAATCTCGCCAGAAGTGGTTTGTTTGCATGGTCCCTGAACTCAACGTTAGGTTTAGGTGGATGGTTCCGGCGCACGCGATCACCACATGTAATAATCTCTTTTAACTCGCACGGTTTGGGACACATCCACTGACTGGACCTGAGGCATGAGCTTTGGATGGGGGAGCTTGATCGTGTGCTCCACCTCGACTGAACTAACCTCCGGTTCAGCTGGTGGCGCCGCCAGCTGGATGGTGCACTCTACTGCCTGCTCTGACTGATCTGTCTCAGGATGCGGAGAGAGGTTCAGCACACTGTCAGCAGTCAGCAGCACCTCGTCAGAGTGTTCCTCCAGCTGGGTGGTGTAAACAGTGTAGCCGAGAGATTTGCTTCTTCCTTTCGCAGATCTGCTGGCAAGACGGACTTGCTCCTCTCGCTCGCTGTCGTCCACAGTCAGTAGGTTACCGGCGCTGTGTTTTCGTAATTGAATCTGTGGGGAAGCGTCATCGCTGCTCATCGCAGAGTTTTCCGGTGGCTTTTTTAATTGTACTATTTCGCCCCCAATTTTGAATGTacatttattgattttcttgacattgGTGTTggcatccttttttttatttttctttgatttgtcTTCCTCGTTCCCCTCATTCGCCAACGAGTCCTCTAAGTCTAGCTGAGTCCCCTGTCCTCCCTGATCAATTCGTCTTGCTATACTAGATAAACGGCGTCCCAGCGCGGCTCcccgctcctcctctcctcctcccacacttaCCACATTGGTTAGAGCGGCCTCAAACGGCTTTCGTACCTTTTGTTTCATCAAAAATTCGTCCTGCTTGGCCATAACCGTTGCGACCTGGGGCATAGGCACATACTGTGGCTCCTTCGGCATCGTGAAGTAATCTTCCTGCGTCCCGAGATGACTGATGCTACTCACACCCAAGTCAGTGCGTGGCTTAGCAGAGGGCTGCAGGAGGGGCAGCGTGCGGTATGGCTGCACAACAATACACCTTATGAGCGACACTGCTTTTCATCCAGATGTTCTATACCACTCAGAAAAATTTTGAGGCTGGATGGCTCTTAGGTTTCTTTGTTAAATTACTAACTAGATAGTGCATGACTCAGGCCCACGGTGTTCACATGAGGCTGCTCACAACGTACTAACTAAGAGTACCGAGGGCAACATGCTCCGACCACTAGACAGGAACACTACACAGAGGAATTATTTGACAACACTGAAATCTCAAGACCAGTTTCCTGTCTAGATAACAATCATGGAACAAACTTCTCCTGTCCTGTGTATACAGCTATTTAACTAAGTCTTCATACACATGTAGTCTTTATCTAAGGTGAAATTCAAGTAACTTATCTTACACAAATCatacataacaataacaacgccATCAAATAAATGCTAATTCTTAATACTGAAAATGTGAGTCTCCATATAGAAGATACAGTTTTGGTGGGAAAGATCTAGTATTGTGACATGCCAGGACAAGCTACGGAGTAACCACTTCTTCATGCACTTGACTAAACATTACTTGGACACTGCCATGACATCACTGATAAAACATGGTGGACCTTTACTTTATGTACTAGTCAGGCAAACATAGAAACTCTCGCAAGCACCGAGAGTCAGCTAGAGAAGGGATGACCACCTCAGAGAGAACTATAGACAATCCTGTCCTTGTTTGGGCAGACCTGGCGCGCCCCACGCATCAGTATACCTGGGTTTGGATAGACAACGTATCCAGATTGGTGGgttgtggctgctgctgctttgcGAAGTGAGTCTTGAGAGAGAACTGTGTCTTGGGAAGGGATTTTACAGCAGGGTTCTGGAGGGACATACACAGTAATGAGTTAGAGGGTTGGATACTTGCCCTAAAGAGGCTGGGAAGGGCACCGCCTTGTTCTTCAATAGCTATATGCGTGAGGTGTGTAAGAAAATGAAGTGGTGAAGTGAATATCACTGGCCTCAGAGAAGTATAGCGATCATGTAAATCGTGTTATAAGATGCACTGCGAAGGAATTATTTTAATGAATGTATTGTGATTCtttattttcaaatttttttattacattttttttacttattttattataGTGATAAGCAGATACATGTTTAAAAACGTTGGACTCGATTCAAGACAGTGCTCAGTTCCGCGCCTCTTTGTATACATAGTTCTATggcattctttcagtatttatGGAAACATATGTTACATAATACTGATAATTTAATTCAAATTGACTAAATGATTATATAATCTTTATAACTGTACCTTCAATGATCTTTAAATAAAAATTGACGTTTCGCTAGAAAAATATTTTCTACAGAACTCAATTAACAACCAATTTAGACAGCTTAGACTTAACACAGGACTCAAAATTACTTAGTACAACAACGTGAATTCCTATTTTTGATGACCATTTAGTTAATTTTGAAAGCGGAGGACCTCGCACAATCCTCCAGCTCCATATGAAAACTTATGCAGTGCCGAAAAAAGACCAAAGCGATACTGGAGTGTTCACATTTTATGAGACACTCCGAATTACTGATGTCATAAGTAAAGGTGTGTTCTTGTGTCATAAAAAAGTGACGAAGGAATACAATGTAGTTGAATTCTTAAGTGTCAAGATTTTAGAATTATCTAAAACCGAAAGGTTTCTTATGGTGCCGGCACAATAGACACAACATACCACAAAGATTGAAAGGACTTACCTCTGACCGCGCTAAGGTGGGATTGGCAATGCCTGGCAGTGGCACTCCGCCGGACACTGGCACTGGGACAGGG is drawn from Portunus trituberculatus isolate SZX2019 chromosome 44, ASM1759143v1, whole genome shotgun sequence and contains these coding sequences:
- the LOC123519080 gene encoding uncharacterized protein LOC123519080, with the protein product MAGIMEMILERDGHDQPWGFRLQGGADLAMPLSVQRVLVGTPADGMLRKGDVITKISCTETKNITHQQAADLFNSAGNQIAVQLKRITGIVGSPYQAILAFAFVTLGWQRRQRTDLGTGDEQVLIITCHSEKNKSVQYTLSPRLCRQPVLPIAPTRSLFFQLSHTLARRTTLDRLRGNSEVTLQSRHFEEESWSRAQPPLTLPRSAPSSLVMPPLKSNLIPHAQEGHSRQSSYAIGGVQSASAASASTSPPLVNGSPVPTPVPVPVSGGVPLPGIANPTLARSENPAVKSLPKTQFSLKTHFAKQQQPQPTNLDTLSIQTQPYRTLPLLQPSAKPRTDLGVSSISHLGTQEDYFTMPKEPQYVPMPQVATVMAKQDEFLMKQKVTGTLQNIQQAQNTAAAAPQLPPGIQVKQYNTPLPLYSQENVQEVIKMQASQGSNPINPGILPAGVDPPKAQRKTSVNKPQKNTGLRGMPLKYDPERSATWQAIHEQENCQLITEHGPTNSKVYSIFLFPASSSNTKPAQVILTPSKEYNPQTSATWRALQETDPAVDPEKIANYSSLKEHDPIYSEVYKAPAAPKPGQRPPPRTNAQPGPRSPVADLLPSALRPAGENEVSPPPSAVSPDKSGASAVLSATLAESKPINHQMTQDPVKIPMYETNSIGGRKRIAQTASFNKLMMDVLGE